The Flavivirga eckloniae genomic interval TTGAGGGCTACGAGCGGTTTGTTGACTCTGCCGAAGTATATATTGATTATGATGTAGAGAAGACTATAACTTTTTTAGATTCTATTCCCAAACCTGTAGCCGACTACCTTACAGGTAATATTGCCGATTATTATATTATAAAATCGTTAATCTATGACGAGAAGGACGATTTTGTTAAGTCTCACCAAGCCTGTTCTTTAGCATTAAAGTATGCTTTAGAGGAAGGGAATTATGAAGTAGCGGGAGAAGCTAGTATAGAACTGTTTTCTTGTTTTTATTATATCAATGATAAAGACCCGAAGGCTTACAAACATTTGGAAGATGCAAGAGATTATTATAAGTTATCTGGTTATAAGCATGGTGATTTAGAAGTAGATATCACCTATGCTTATGCTAAACACCTTGATGGAGAATATGAAATATGTAATGCCTTAATACTAGATAAGTTAGACGCATATAAAAGCGTTAAGGACGATGATGTTTATTATTATATGTTTGCAACGCATATGTTATGTCATAACTATCTGGAATTAAAAAATTTAGATTCTACTTATAGATACTTTAGCGTGTTTAGGGCTTTAAAAGATAACCCTACAAATAATTCATATAATTATAACTCTTTTGAAGCTACAATACATATGTGTTTTGCAGAAGCTCATTTTGAGAACAAACAAATGGATTCTACGTTTTATTATCTGTCTAAATTGTCTAAGTATAGAAAGTTTATGGCAGATGATGTTGAGAAAGATTTCTTAAAACTATCTATTGAGTCCCATGAGTTTTCTGGTAATGAAAAAGCCATCAAGGCTTATAAAGATTCGTTAAGGCTTTTTGAAAACAAGATGTATAAAAGCATTATGACTGCCAGCTTTGAAGCAAATGAAGACCTGATAAAAACAGAAACCAAATTAGAAGCCTTAGATAACGAAAAGTTCTTTAATGGTGTATTGGTTATTGTGTTGCTTTTAGGCTTTACTCTAATAAGCTTTTTATATGCCAGTTTTTATAGAAAACAAAAGCTTAAAGTGGCAAGTTTAGATGACCAATCAAGCAATTTGTCGTATCTAAAATCTAATAATGAGAAATTAGCAGTAAAAGTTCAAGGATTGGAAGATTATATACGTAGCTTAAAGAAAGAAATAAAATTAATATCAACAATAGGCGAGGTCTCTACACAACGCATAAAGATTAAAGAATTATATAAAAACTTACACCTTAATTCGTCTACAATTATCGATAAAAGTGAAAATCATTTAGAACTGGTTAATGATCTTAATGTTAACTTTTTTCAGAAAATAAATGAAATGCATCCGCAGTTGAGTAATTCCGAAATTATTATTTGCTATTATCTATATGTCGGTTTTAAAAATAAAGAAATAGCGGTTTTCTTAAATACTTCGATAAGAGCTATTGAAAGCAAGCGTTACCGTATTACTAAAAAGCTTGATTTCTG includes:
- a CDS encoding helix-turn-helix transcriptional regulator, which produces MLCYAQDFEGYERFVDSAEVYIDYDVEKTITFLDSIPKPVADYLTGNIADYYIIKSLIYDEKDDFVKSHQACSLALKYALEEGNYEVAGEASIELFSCFYYINDKDPKAYKHLEDARDYYKLSGYKHGDLEVDITYAYAKHLDGEYEICNALILDKLDAYKSVKDDDVYYYMFATHMLCHNYLELKNLDSTYRYFSVFRALKDNPTNNSYNYNSFEATIHMCFAEAHFENKQMDSTFYYLSKLSKYRKFMADDVEKDFLKLSIESHEFSGNEKAIKAYKDSLRLFENKMYKSIMTASFEANEDLIKTETKLEALDNEKFFNGVLVIVLLLGFTLISFLYASFYRKQKLKVASLDDQSSNLSYLKSNNEKLAVKVQGLEDYIRSLKKEIKLISTIGEVSTQRIKIKELYKNLHLNSSTIIDKSENHLELVNDLNVNFFQKINEMHPQLSNSEIIICYYLYVGFKNKEIAVFLNTSIRAIESKRYRITKKLDFCRGKMTLLDYLKETFKGSETVLS